Proteins encoded within one genomic window of Edaphobacter lichenicola:
- a CDS encoding YXWGXW repeat-containing protein has protein sequence MRMSPSIRHLLLGLLLVLISSTSFAQIGISVSFGPPALPVYEQPLCPGDGYIWTPGYWAYDNDYGYYWVPGTWVLAPEVGYLWTPGWWGWGDGGYFFHEGYWGPHVGYYGGISYGFGYFGTGYEGGRWDRGHFFYNRAVNNVNITNIHNTYNTTVINNTENRVSYNGGRGGIAARPTSEEEAVAHERHIAPVQSQVQHLQTARSNPQLRASANQGRPPIAATARPAEFSGQGVVAAHAAGAPYHPEANRPEANRPEANRPEAATHPANPAHASEVQPHQPPPPPPNTGNAKLDQRYQQQQSNLIAKQNQEHQQLQQKQEAQHQQLAQRNANDARKQQVEQQHQQQTQQMEQRHSQQQQKLEQRQPQPHNEARPK, from the coding sequence ATGCGCATGAGTCCTTCGATCCGCCATCTTTTGCTCGGTCTTTTATTGGTATTAATCTCTTCGACCTCCTTCGCACAGATTGGCATCTCCGTCTCCTTCGGGCCGCCTGCTCTGCCGGTCTACGAGCAACCGCTCTGTCCCGGCGATGGATATATCTGGACGCCCGGCTACTGGGCCTACGATAACGACTACGGCTACTACTGGGTACCAGGCACTTGGGTTCTGGCCCCCGAAGTCGGATATCTTTGGACACCAGGCTGGTGGGGATGGGGCGACGGCGGATACTTCTTTCACGAGGGGTACTGGGGACCGCATGTTGGGTACTACGGTGGAATCAGCTACGGCTTCGGCTACTTCGGCACAGGCTATGAGGGAGGCAGATGGGACCGAGGACACTTCTTCTATAACCGCGCCGTCAACAACGTGAACATCACAAATATTCACAACACATACAACACAACGGTGATCAACAACACCGAAAACCGGGTTAGCTACAACGGTGGTAGAGGTGGCATCGCTGCGCGCCCAACATCAGAAGAAGAAGCTGTTGCGCACGAACGACACATCGCCCCAGTACAATCTCAGGTTCAACACCTGCAGACAGCGCGCTCCAACCCACAACTCCGAGCTTCAGCGAACCAGGGCAGGCCTCCAATCGCCGCGACCGCCAGACCCGCAGAGTTTAGCGGACAAGGCGTTGTTGCCGCTCACGCAGCCGGAGCGCCCTATCACCCCGAGGCCAACCGTCCCGAGGCCAACCGTCCTGAGGCCAACCGTCCCGAGGCAGCCACTCATCCCGCCAACCCTGCGCATGCCAGCGAGGTACAACCCCACCAGCCACCTCCTCCACCGCCCAACACCGGAAACGCCAAACTCGATCAAAGGTACCAGCAACAACAATCCAACCTGATTGCAAAACAGAATCAGGAACACCAGCAACTTCAGCAAAAGCAGGAGGCACAACATCAGCAACTTGCACAGCGGAATGCGAATGATGCGAGAAAACAGCAGGTGGAGCAACAGCATCAACAACAGACTCAACAGATGGAACAACGCCACTCCCAACAGCAGCAGAAACTAGAGCAGCGGCAGCCGCAACCCCATAACGAAGCACGGCCAAAGTAG
- a CDS encoding SDR family oxidoreductase, translated as MRIFLTGATGFIGSAIVPELIKAGHQVLGLTRSEEGVQSLTAAGAEVHRGNLEDLETLRRGAAVSDGVIHCAFDHDFSNFVAICEKDRKAIEAMGDVLVGSDRPLLITSGTGMGNAAPGQLATEDHFDRNHPNPRKASEVAGASVAERGVNVSVVRLPQVHDTVKQGLITYAVQLAREKGVSAYIGDGLNRWPAAHVLDVAHLYRLALEKDEAGSRYNAVAEEGISMREIAEVIGRGLKVPVVSLSAEEAPAHFGWMAMFAGFDMPASSTLTQQRLGWHPTGPGLIADLEQMHY; from the coding sequence ATGCGTATTTTTCTCACTGGCGCTACCGGCTTTATCGGTTCGGCCATTGTTCCGGAGCTCATCAAGGCGGGCCATCAGGTGCTCGGATTAACGCGGTCTGAGGAGGGCGTTCAGTCTCTGACCGCGGCCGGAGCCGAGGTGCATCGGGGCAATCTTGAAGACCTGGAAACTCTGCGCCGTGGAGCGGCCGTGTCGGACGGCGTCATCCACTGTGCCTTTGATCACGACTTTTCGAACTTCGTCGCGATCTGTGAGAAAGACCGAAAGGCCATCGAGGCGATGGGCGACGTGCTTGTCGGCTCGGACCGCCCCCTGCTCATCACCTCCGGGACCGGAATGGGGAACGCTGCTCCAGGTCAACTCGCAACCGAAGACCATTTCGATCGCAACCACCCGAATCCACGCAAAGCTTCGGAAGTAGCAGGGGCTTCCGTAGCCGAGCGGGGGGTGAACGTGTCGGTGGTGCGTCTTCCTCAGGTCCACGACACGGTCAAGCAGGGCCTGATCACCTACGCGGTCCAGCTGGCTCGTGAGAAGGGAGTCTCGGCGTACATAGGGGACGGACTCAATCGCTGGCCAGCGGCGCATGTTCTCGATGTTGCCCATCTCTACAGGCTTGCGTTGGAGAAGGACGAAGCAGGCAGCAGGTACAACGCGGTCGCTGAAGAAGGAATCTCGATGCGGGAGATCGCTGAGGTCATTGGCCGGGGCTTGAAGGTGCCCGTGGTCAGCCTCTCTGCGGAGGAGGCGCCAGCTCATTTTGGCTGGATGGCGATGTTCGCGGGCTTCGATATGCCAGCTTCAAGCACGCTAACCCAGCAACGGCTGGGATGGCATCCGACCGGCCCTGGCTTGATTGCCGATCTCGAACAGATGCACTACTAA
- a CDS encoding AraC family transcriptional regulator yields the protein MDPLSDVLSLLKPQSYSAGGFPVDGDVAIQFPKHQGIKCYAVVSGQCWLSVEGIPEPVLLTTGECFLLPRGLPFSLSTNLSLTPVDYRVLLEALKNGDAAAPHEGREHYIVGGHFALTGSHADILLSSLPPIVHIRKESDKATMRWSLERMKEEVRNPQPGSSLIAQQLAYMMLVQALRLHLADGTTRGAGWLFALADKQMSAAITCMHDDPGHPWTLQKLAERVGMSRSIFALRFKETVGATPMEYLTRWRMLLAGDRLKSSDDSISVIASSLGYESESAFGKAFRRTMGCSPRQHSRGSSHMPRSSTAHEASKDHQIELTAGR from the coding sequence ATGGACCCACTCTCAGATGTCTTGTCGCTGCTCAAACCTCAGAGTTATTCGGCGGGCGGCTTTCCGGTGGATGGCGATGTGGCCATCCAGTTTCCAAAGCATCAGGGCATCAAGTGCTATGCCGTGGTCTCAGGCCAGTGCTGGCTGTCTGTGGAAGGCATCCCGGAACCCGTACTCCTTACAACAGGAGAGTGTTTCCTTTTGCCGCGTGGGCTGCCCTTCAGCCTCTCCACGAACCTGTCCCTCACGCCGGTCGACTATCGCGTGCTTCTTGAAGCGCTGAAGAACGGTGATGCCGCGGCACCTCACGAAGGAAGGGAGCACTATATCGTCGGCGGCCACTTTGCACTTACCGGCAGTCACGCCGACATCCTGCTGAGCTCTCTGCCACCCATCGTGCACATCCGGAAAGAGTCGGATAAGGCGACGATGCGTTGGTCGCTGGAACGCATGAAGGAGGAGGTGCGCAACCCGCAGCCGGGCAGCTCTTTGATCGCGCAACAACTCGCCTACATGATGCTCGTTCAAGCTCTTCGACTGCACCTGGCAGATGGGACCACAAGGGGCGCCGGCTGGCTCTTTGCGCTGGCAGATAAACAGATGAGCGCAGCGATCACCTGCATGCACGACGATCCGGGGCATCCATGGACACTGCAAAAACTGGCCGAGCGTGTCGGTATGTCGCGATCGATCTTTGCTCTAAGGTTCAAAGAGACGGTGGGGGCGACCCCCATGGAGTACCTGACGCGCTGGCGCATGCTGCTGGCCGGAGACAGGCTGAAGAGTTCAGACGATTCCATCTCCGTAATCGCCTCATCGCTTGGTTACGAATCCGAAAGCGCCTTCGGTAAAGCCTTCAGGAGGACTATGGGTTGTTCGCCGCGACAACACAGCCGAGGGAGTAGCCACATGCCGCGTTCTTCAACCGCCCATGAAGCCAGCAAAGACCATCAGATCGAACTGACTGCGGGGCGATAG
- a CDS encoding STAS domain-containing protein: protein MPASTTPPPFTLEIEDHGNTAVIRCHGKLVAGHTELLYAPVSQLLPTHRRLILDLSHLTHMDSMGLGALVRLYVSSRTKGCELELRHIGKKVRDLLIMTNLLPAFTIVGEHDIRM, encoded by the coding sequence ATGCCTGCATCCACAACCCCGCCGCCCTTCACGCTCGAGATCGAAGACCACGGCAACACAGCCGTCATACGCTGTCACGGCAAACTGGTAGCGGGCCACACCGAGCTCCTCTACGCTCCCGTCTCCCAGCTCCTCCCCACCCACCGGCGCCTCATCCTCGACCTCTCCCACCTCACCCACATGGACAGCATGGGCCTGGGCGCACTCGTCCGCCTCTACGTCTCTTCCCGCACCAAAGGCTGCGAGCTCGAACTCCGCCACATCGGCAAAAAGGTCCGAGACCTCCTCATCATGACCAACCTCCTCCCGGCCTTCACCATCGTCGGAGAACACGACATCAGAATGTGA